The stretch of DNA TGGGCGTATCGGCCATGGTCGGTGTCCTGCGGGGGCAACCCGGAAGGTGGGGCTTTCGTGAGGGGTGCAGATACAGCAAAATGCGGGGCGGGTGCGACTCCGCACGGGTCGATGGCGTCGGGATGCGGTGAGTGATGGCGACGGAGAGGGGCGCCGGGCCCGGCCGGGCGGATGATCCGGCCGCGGGCGCAAACGTCGACGACGCGTTCGAGCCGCCTCCCCCCGCCGGCCCGTGGCCGCCGCTCCGCGACCTCGCGATCTGCCTGCGCTTCTACAGCCGCTTGCCCGTCCCGGCCCTGCCGGGCGAGACCGATCGTCACGCCGCACCCGACTTCCGCACCGTGCCCCGGATGCTGCCGATCGCCGGCCTGGTGATCGGCGCGGCCGGCGCCGTCGCGCTCGCGGCCTCGCTCGCCCTCGGGCTCGGGCCGTTCCTCGCCGCCACCCTGGCGCTCGCCTTCTCCACCCTGGTCACCGGGGCGCTGCACGAGGACGGCCTCGCCGACGTGGCGGACGGGTTCGGCGGCGGGACCAATGTGGCCCGGCGGCTCGAGATCATGCGCGACAGCCGCATCGGCGCCTACGGGGCCGCCGCCCTGGTGCTGTCCTACGCCCTGCGCATCGGGGCGCTCGCGACTTTGGCCGACCGGATCGGCTGGCGCGTCGCCCTGGCCTTCCTGGCGGCGGCCGCGCTCTCGCGCACCGCCGCCCTGTGGCCGCTCTGCCGCCTGCCCCCCGCCCGGCCGGACGGGGCCGCCCACGCGGTCGGCCGGCCGACCGGCGCCACCCATGCCACGGCCTGGGCGCTCTGCCTCGCCGTGCTGGCGGCCGGATTCCTTCTCGGCCTGCCCTGGCTCGGCCTCGGCCTCGCCGCACTCCTGGCGTTCCTCGCCGCCTGGACCCTGGCCCGGATGGCCGCCCGCCTCGTCGGCGGCCAGACCGGCGACGTCATCGGGGCGAGCCAGCAACTGGCCGAGATCGCCGCCCTCCTCGCCCTCGTGATCGCGATTCCCGCCTGATGCCCGCCTCCTCCCCCTGCATCCGCCTCTGCGTCCTCGATCCGATCACCGGCCTGTGCGAGGGCTGCGGCCGCACCGGCGCCGAGATCGGCGCCTGGGGCGCCCTGTCCGAGGCCGAGCGCCTGCGCATCATGGCCGGGCTGCCGGCACGGCTCGCCGCCGCCTATCCCGAACCGGAGCCCGAGCCGGTCCCGGCGGTGACCGCCTGATCCGATGCCGGGCGCCGTCGGCATCGGCCTCCTGCTGCTGGCCTGCGCCTATGCGCTGAACCTCGTCGGGGCGCGCGATGTCGCGGGCTTGCGCCCCGACGAGGCGGCCGGGTTCGCGGCGGCCGGCGGCGCCGCCCTGATGGTGCTCAACGGCGTCGGCAACCGGCTCCGGTCCGGGCTCGGCGAGGGCCTCGTCGCGCTCCTGCTCTGGTGCGGGATCGGCGCCGGGGCGGCCTGGCTCTACGCCCATCGCGACCAGGCCCGGGACCTGGCCTTCCGGGCGCTCGGCGAGATGAGCCCCGGCGAGCCGGTGCCCGGGCGCGGCGACGAGGTGGTGATCGCCCGCCGGGTCGATGGCGGCTTTACCGTGCAGGCCAAGGTCAACGGCCGGATGCAGTCCTTCGCCTTCGACACAGGCGCGAGCGCGGTGGTGCTCACCGCCGAGAGTGCGGCCAAACTCGGCCTCCATCCGGGGCCGGGCGCCTTCCGGGTCCAGGTCCAGACCGCCAACGGCCGCACCGCCGCCGCCCCGGTGGTGCTCGACACGGTGACGGTCGGCCCGATCACCGAGACCCGCGTCGCCGCCCTGGTGACCCGGCCGGGCGCGCTCAGCGTGAACCTGCTCGGGATGAGTTTTCTGGAGCGGCTGAACTCCTACGAGGTGCGGGGCAGCCGGTTGTTCCTCCGCGGTGCGTGGCGGACCGGATCCGCGTCATAGACGCTTCTCGAAGAAATGATCCGGGTACGGATCGTCGTTGAAGCGGTCGATCTCGACCCAGCCGGTGCGGCGGTAGAGCTGAAGCGCCTCGGTGAGGGCGCTGTTCGAATCGAGGCGCAGGACCCCGATCGACAGGTCCCGCGCGGCCGTCTCCGCCGCCTCCATCAGCCGGCGGGCGAGGCCGAGGCCGCGGGCGGAGGGACAGACCCAGAGCCGCTTGATCTCCGCCACCTCCCCGCCTTTGCCCTTGAGGCCGACGCAGCCGATCGGCAGCCCGTCCGACACGGCGACCAGGAAGGCGCCCCGCGGCCGCATCATGTCGGCGGCCTCAGGGTCACGGGAGAGGGAGACGTCGAAGCCGGTGGCGAGCCGCCGCCCCAACTCGCCGTAGTATTCCGGCAGGCAATGCAGCGCCGCCTCGGAGCGCGGGTCGGTCTCCTCGATCGCGATCCGATCGCGGCCGAGTGCCGTGGCGACGAGGTCCATGGCGCGCAGGAGTTCGTCCCCCTTGGGAAAGCGAGCCAGCAATCCTGCCGCCCGGTCGTTCGACAGGGCCTCGTAGGCGGCGAATTCCCGCCGTCCCGCCTCGGTCAGGGACGCGACCCGGCGGCGGGCATCGTCCGGGTGGGGCAGCGTGACGACGAGCCCCTCCTCCTCCAGGCTGCGCAGCAGGCGGCTCAGAAGGCCGGAATCGAGCCCGAGATAGTCGCGGATCGCCCCCACCTCCCCGCGTCCGTGCCCGATGGCGTTGAGCACCCGGGCAGTGCCGAGAGGCCGGCCGCGGCCGAGGAACGAGGTGTCGAGGGCCCCGACCTCAGCGGTGACGGCCCGGTTGAAGCGGCGGATACGGCGGACGGCATCGATCGACATTTCGCTGACTTAAGTCAGGGATATGGCGCCGTCAATCGGGGGCTCGGGGATCACGGCTACGAAAAAAGCCCCGGCGGCGAGCCGGGGCTTTCGATCGGTCGAGTGTGGGGCGGCGGACCGCCCCGAACGTCGCTCAGTTGTTCCGGTTGCCCATCAGCGAGAGCAGGAACTGGAACATGTTGATGAAGTCCAGGTACAGCGTCAGGGCGCCGAACACCGACACCTTGGCGGCGGCCTCGCCGTCGAAGTTGCCGTAGAGATACATCTCCTTGAGCTTCTGCGTGTCGTACGCGGTCAGGCCGGCGAAGATCAGCACGCCGATGACCGAGATGGCGAATTGCAGGGCGCTCGAGGCCAGGAAGATGTTGACGAGGCTCGCGATGACGAGACCGATCAGGCCCATCACCAGGAACGACCCGATGCCCGACAGGCTGCGGGTCGTGGTGTAGCCGTAGAGGCTCAGGCCACCGAACGCCGCGGCTGTCACGAAGAACACCTGGACCACGCTCGCGCCGGTGTAGCGGATCAGCAGCGTGGACAGCGACGCACCCATCACCGCCGCGAAGGCGAAGAAGGTGGTGCGGGCCGTGGCGGCCGACATCCGGTCCATCCGGAACGAGAACAGGAAGATGAAGGCGAGCGGCGCGAGCGCGATCACCCACATCAGCGGCGTGGCATAGAGCGTGCGGCCGAAGCTCGTCAGCGGGATCGAGCCGATCCGCGCCACCGCATCCGCCTGCGAGGTCGCCACCGCGAGCTTGTTGATGCCGAGTGCCACCACCCCGGAGATGCCGAGGCCGATGATCATGTTGTTGTAAACGCCGAGCATGAACGCGCGCAGGCCCTGGTCGACCTGGACCTGGCTCGGGGCGTAGCCCATCGGGCCCCCGTAGCCGTTCGCGTTGCCCTGCCGGAACGGGCTGTTCTCGAATGCCATGGGAGATTCCTTCGGAAACTCTCTAGCGTGGATGTTCCTGGTGCGAGGTTCCTACGCGACCCTCGGACGCTTCACGCGTCGGATCGGCGGCCTCGCCCTTACGAGCCCGTCCGCCTTGACCGCAATATGTGGGCGCGAGCGGGCGCGCACAAGGGCGTGAGCGGATCCGGCTTGCCCCGGACCGCGCCAAAACCAAAGGTCAATCCGCCGCAGGGAATACGAAGGATTAACATCCCTAAAGATTTCGTAGGTACTGCGCCGGCTTCTGGCTCAGGATGCGCCAGGTCCCGGCCAGTCCCAGCCCGACCGCCACGACGACCGCCAGCAGGGCCGCGAGCAGGGCCCCCGACAGGTCGAGGGTGAAGTCGAGGCGCATCACCTTGGTGAGGATGACCCAGCCGGCGAGCGTCCCGGCGAGGAGGCCGAAGACGGCCGTGGCCAGCCCGAGCGCGCCGTACTCCATCGTGTAGGCGGCGAGCAGCCGCGTCCGCGTCGCGCCCAGCGTCTTGAGCACCACCGCGTCGTAGAGCCGGGCCCGGTGGCCGGCGGCGAGCGCGCCGGCGAGCACGAACAGGCTGGTCACCACCGCCACCGCGCTGGCGCCGCGGATCGCGAAGACGAGCTTGGTCACGAGGTCGTTGACCGCATCGAGCGCGTCCTTCACCCGCACGCTGCTCACCGAGGGGAAGTCCCTGGCCGCATCGCGCAGGATCCGGGCCTCGAGGGCGGGGTCCGGCCCCTCCGGCAGGGTGAGCGTCGCGAGGTCGCTGTGCGGCGCGCCCCGGAAGGTGCCGGGCGAGAACACCATCACGAAGTTGATGCCGAGGTTGCGCCACTCGACGTGGCGCAGGTTGGCGATCGTGACGGTGAGGCTGCGCCCGAGCACGTTGACGGTGACCGTATCGCCGACCTTGAGCTTCAGGCTGCGGGCGAGCTGATCGTCGAAGGAGACCAGCGGCTTGTTCGCCTCCTCGCCCTTCCACCACCGGCCGGATTTCACCGTCGAGCCGTCCGGCAGGTCCTCGGCGTAGGTGATACCGCGGTCGCCGTCGAGCACCCAGGCGGCGTCCTCGCCGGCCTTGATCTGGCCCGCCGGCACGCCGTTCAACGCGGTGATCCGCCCGCGCATCATCGGCACCCGCTCGATCTTGCCCCGCGGCGCGGCGCGGCCGAGGAACTGGTCGAAGGCGTCCGAGTCGCGGCTCGGGATGTCGAGGAAGAACAGGCTCGGCGCCTTGGCGGGCAGCGAGCGGGTGAGCGTCCGGGTGATGTTGGCGTCGATCAGGCTCAAGGCCACCAGGAGCGTGATGCCGAGCCCGAGCGACAGCACGATCGAGGGGGTCAGCGCGCCCGGCCTGTGGAGGTTGGCCAGCGCCAGCCGCGGCGCGGCCCGGGTCGGGCGCGGCAGGCGGCGCGCCAGCGCCATCAGCCCGGCGGCGACGAGGCGCAACAGCCCGAAGGCGAGGCCCGCCGCCGCGATGAAGATCAGCGCCACGACGCGATCGTAGGCGGTGGCGAGCGCCAGGCCGACGAGGCCGGCGAGCGCGAGGCCGAGGATCGCGAGGTAGAACGGCCGCGGCCAGCGCCGGTCGGGGTCGACCGTATCGCGAAACAGCCCCGACACCGCGACGTCGTGGGCGCGGCCGAGCGGCCCGATCGCGAAGGCGAGCGCCGTCAGCACGCCGTAGAGGGCCGCGACCACGAGCTCGCCCGGCGCCAGCGTCGGGTTGAGCGGCAAGGGCAGCAGCGATCCGAAGGCGGCATCGAGCGCGAAGGGCAGCACGGCGCCGACGACGAGCCCGGCCGCGATGCCGATCCCGGCGATCAGCATGACCTGGGTGAGGTAGATGCCGACCACCTGGCGCCCCGGGGCGCCGAGGCTCTTGAGGGTCGCGATCGAGGCGCGCTTGCGCTCGACGAAGGCCCGCACCGCATTGGCGACGCCGACCCCGCCGACGAGGAGCGCGGTCAGGCCGACGAGGGTGAGAAATTGCGTGAAGCGCTCGATGCTGCGGGCGAAGCGCGGATCGGCGTTGAGCCGCGAGCGGATCTCCCAGCCGGCCTCCGGCAGGGCGGTCTTGGCCTCGGCCATGGTCTTCTCGACCGCCGCGTCGTCGCCTTCGGGCAGCATCACCCGGTAGACGAAGCGGTTGAGGCTGCCGGGCTGGACCAGGCCCGAGGCCCGGAGCGCATCGAGCGACACCATCAGGCGGGGCCCGAAGCCGATGCCGCCGGCGATCTTGTCCGGTTCGCCTACCAGCACGGTGCGCAGCTGGATCTCGGCCCCGCCGACCGTGAGGCGGTCGCCGAGCCTGAGGTCGAGGCGGGCCAGCAGCGCCGGATCGGCGGCGGCCCCGTAGACGCCGTCGCGCGCGGAAAAGATGTCGGCGGGCGCCATCGGGGGCTCGGTCGTCAGCGCGCCGACCGCCGGGTAATCCGGCCCGACCGCCTTCAGCTCGACCAGGGCCGCGCCCTTGTCCCCGGCCGAGGCCATGGCACGGGTGAAGCCCGCGACCGAGACCCGGCCGCGCCCTTCCAGAAAGGCCCTCTCCTGCGGGCTCGCCTCGCGATGGATCAGCCCGAAGGTGACGTCGCCGCCGAGGATCTTGCGGCCCTCGCGGGCGAGCCCGTCGGAGAGCGAGCGCGACAGGGAGGCGACGCCCGCGATGGTGGCGACCCCGATGGCGATGCAGGCGAGCAGCACCGTGAAGCCGCGCAGGCCCCCGCGCAGCTCGCGGAACGCGAGGCGCAGGGTCAGCGGCAGGCGCGAGGGACGGCCGGGCGTTCCGCCGGGGAGCGTGGGGAGATTGCCGTGCATGGGTCAGGCGCTCATTGGGGTCAGGCGCTCACGGCGGTATCGATCAGGCCGGAGCGCAGCCGCACCGTGCGGTCGCACAGGCGGGCGAGGCCGGGATCGTGGGTGACCAGCACCAGGGTGGCGCCGCGGTCGCGCTTGAGGGCGAAGAGCAGGTCGACGATCTGGGCGCCGGTCGCCTCGTCGAGGTTGCCGGTCGGCTCGTCGGCGACGAGGATCGCCGGTTCCGGCGCCACCGCCCGGGCGATGGCGACGCGCTGCTGCTCGCCGCCGGAGAGCTGGGCCGGATAGTGGTGCAGGCGGTGCCCCAGCCCGACCGCCTCCAGCTCCCGGGCAGCCCGTACATGGGCGTCGGCTGCATCGGCGAGTTCGAGCGGCAGCGCCACGTTCTCCAGCGCCGTCATGGTCGGCACGAGGTGGAAGGACTGGAACACGATGCCGATGCGCCGGCCGCGGAACCGCGCCAGCGCGTCCTCGTCGAGGCCGGCAAGGTCGGTGCCCTCGACCACGACCCGGCCCGAATCCGGCCGCTCCAGCCCCGCCATGGTCATCAGCAGGGTCGACTTGCCCGAGCCCGACGGACCGACGAGGCCCACCGCCTCGCCCGAGGCCACGCCGAGCGAGATGCCCTTGAGGATGTGGACCCGGGCAGCGCCGCGGCCGAGGCTGAGATCGACGCCGTCGAGCGCGATCGCCGGTCCGGTGGCCTTGTCGGTCATGGGGGAAAAGCCGATCTGTAGCGCGGCGACCGCTCATGGATCGCCGCCGGAGGTGACGTGTTGGGACGAACCTACGCAGGACAGGCGGCCCGCCGGCCCGATATGGGCCGCGCATCGATGCTTCGCCATGATGGCCGCCGCGCGGCACTCGCATTTCTGATCGTTTCGCTGCTGATGACCCTCGTGACGCCGCTCCATGCGCAGGATGCCGGCGCGGCCAAGGCCCGCGCCTTGAACCTCGTCGCGCTCGGCGACAGCCTGACGGCGGGCTACGGCCTGCCGGCGGCCGCCGCCTTCCCGGTCCAGCTCGAAGCGGCGTTGAAGGCGCGCGGCCACGCGGTCACGGTCGCCAATGCCGGCGTCTCCGGCGACACCGCGACCGGCGGGCTCGACCGGGTCGAGTGGTCGGTGCCGGACGGGACCGACGGGGTGATCCTCGAACTCGGCGCCAACGACATGCTGCGCGGCACCGACCCGGCCGTGACCGAGAAGGCGCTCGACGCGATCATCGCGAAGCTGAAGGCCCGCGGCATCCCGGTGATGCTCGCCGGCATGCGGGCGGCGCCGAATCTCGGGCCCGATTACGGCAGGCGCTTCGACGCGATCTATCCCCGGCTCGCCGAGCGTGACGGCCTCGTCCTCTACCCGTTCTTCCTCGACGGCGTCGCGGGCGATCGCAGCCTGGCGCTCCCGGACGGCCTGCATCCGACCAAGGAGGGCGTCGCGAAGATCGTCGCCGGCATCCTGCCGCGCGTCGAGGAGTTCCTGGCCCGCCTGCGCAAGGGAGCCTGAATCCATGCCGCGCCTGTTCACCGGGATCGAGGTCCCGCCCGAGACCGGGCTGGCGCTCACCGCCTTCCGCGGCGGCCTGCCCGGGGCCCGCTGGGTCGAGCCCGCCGATTACCACGTCACCCTCCGGTTCATCGGCGACGTCGAGGGCGGGCTCGCCGAGGAGATCACCGAGGCCCTGGCCGACATCCGGCCGCGCCCGCCCCTGACCCTCGTCCTCGACGCGCTGGCGGTGTTCGGCGGCGAGAAGCCGCACGCGCTGTTTGCCCGCGTCGTGCCCGATCCCGCGCTCGCCGAGTTGCAGGCGGAGCACGAGCGCATCCTGCGCCAGCTCGGCGTCGCGCCCGACACGCGGCGCTTCACACCCCACGTGACGCTCGCCCGGCTCAAGCGCGGCGCCGGCCCGGACGGGGTGGCGCAGTACCTGGCGATGCAGCCGGTGTTTTCGCGGTTGTCGTTCACGGCGGAGCGGGTGGCGCTGTACTCGGCGCGCGACTCCGTCGGCGGTGGGCCCTACATGGTGGAGGCGGCCTATCCGCTGGGCGAGGACGACGAGATGTGAGCCCCCGAAAGGGGGATGGTGGTACAATCGAACTGGTATAGGGTGGTGCGACTGTCCTCCCTAAGAGGCGCGCGCCCACGCCGTTCACCTCCACCTCCACCTTCGACCTTGGCGTGGGCGCTTCCTTATCTGGCGATCGGCTTGAGCGGGTTCGGCTCGCCGGCGGTGGGCCTGACGGAAAATTACTCTAAAACCGAATCGACAACGCTATTCCCGAGTAATTTCGGATATTTCCCGACATCATTGCAAGATTTGGGAAGGGAAAGATTCGCGCATTGTCTGGCTCGATGCAGATCCAGCTATCAGGGCCTGTTTGAGCAGAGTAATTTGACAAAAATCGAGAAGAATTAGGAGATATCCTACCCTTCCACCTCATCCTGAGGTGTTGGCGATCAGAGATCGCACGCGATCGCAGATCGACTGACCTCGAAGGAGGGCTCCAGAAGCCTCGGCGATCCCTGGAGCCCTCCTTCGAGGCTCACTTCGTTCGCACCTCAGGATGAGGTTAGAGGGTAGGATGATCCCGCCGGCCTCAAATCTTGGGTGGAAGTCCTGCTCAAACAGGCTCTCAGCATGAGATTAGAGGCTGAGATGAACATAACATCATCCAGATGATTTGTAGAAAATACTGTTCAAGCAGGCTCGCAGAGCGTGCCTTGATTGGTCTGCGTCCCGGATCGATCGGCGCAACCGCGCATTGAGGCTCTCAATTTCGGGACGGCGCGGCCAATCCTGCCGCACCGCCCCCTACAACCGCCGCAACGCCACGCTCTCGATGCGGTGGCTCGCGCCCTTGGCGAGGATCAGGCTGGCGCGCTGGCGCGTCGGCACGATGTTGTCGCGCAGGTTCAGCAGGTTGATGCGGTTCCACAACCCGTCGGCGATGGTCAGCGCCTCCTCCTCGCTGACCTCGGCATATTTGCGGAAGTAGGAGAGCGGATCGCGGAAGGCGGTGTGGCGCAGGCGCAGGAAGCGGTTGACGTACCAGCGGTGCAGGTCTTCCTCGTGGGCGTCGAGATAGACCGAGAAGTCGAAGAAATCCGACACGAAGGGAATCGCGGTGCCGTCCCGCGGCAGGCGGGCGGGCTGGAGCACGTTCAGCCCCTCGACGATCAGGATGTCGGGCCGGTCGACCACCGTGGTCTCCCCCGGCACCACGTCGTAGACGAGGTGGGAGTAGAGCGGTGCCGCGACGTGGCGCTTACCGGCCTTGATGTCGGCGAGGAAGCGCAGCAGCATCGCGCTGTCGTAGCTCTCGGGGAATCCCTTGCGCTCCATCAGGCCGAGGCGGTTCAGCTCGGCGTTCGGGAACAGGAACCCGTCGGTGGTGACGAGGTCGACCTTCGGGGTGTTGGGCCAGCGGGCGAGCAGCGCCTTCAGCACCCGGGCGGTGGTCGACTTGCCGACTGCCACCGAGCCGGCGACCCCGATGATGTAGGGCACCTTCACCTCGCGCTCGGCGAGGAGGAAGCGCTGGGTCGCCTTGAACAGGCCTTGCGTCGCCGCGACGTAGAGCGAGAGCAGCCGCGACAGCGGCAGGTAGATCGCGATGACCTCTTCCAGCGAGATCGGATCGTTGAGGGATTGCAGCCGCATCACGTCGTCGGCCGTGAGGGTGAGCGGCGTGTCGGCGCGCAGGTGCGCCCATTCCTCGCGGGCGAAGACCCGGTAGGGCGAGAGGTGGTCGGTCGCCTCGTCGAGGCTTGCCGCCAGCTGCGCCGCGCCGAGGGTCGGGGCCGGACCGCCACCGGTCATGCTGGCATCGGTCATGCTGGCGTTGGTCATGCCGGCCTCCTCGCCGCCTTCTCGGCGATGCCGCTCTGGGCCGTGCGCCGCTCCAGTTCCGCCATCACCGCGTCCAGCGGCACCTCCGCGGCCCTGAGGACGACCAGCAGGTGGTAGAGCACATCCGCCGCCTCCGCCGTCAGCCCGTCGCGGTCGCCCTGCACCGCGGCGATGGCCGCCTCGACCGCCTCCTCGCCGAGCTTCTTGGCCGGCCGGGCCGGCCCGCCCGCGACGAGCTTGGCGGTGTAGGATTCCTCCGGCGAGGCCGCGGCGCGCTCGCGGACGATGCGGTCGAGGTCGGCGAGGGTGAAGGCGGTCATGCGGCTGCCAAATGATGTGTCCGGGTCAACCCTGGGGCCGGCCGTGCAGGGTGGTCAAGCGGTTCCCTTGCCAGGTCCCGCAATGATTGCCGACGATCAGGGCGTGGGATCGAGCCGCATCGCCAGGCCCGCCGCCGCCATGTGGGCCTTGGCCTCCGCCACGGTGTGCTGACCGAAATGGAAGATCGAGGCGGCGAGGACCGCGCTCGCCCCGCCGTCGCGCACCCCCGCCACGAGGTCGTCGAGACCGCCGACGCCGCCCGACGCAATCACCGGGACGTTGACCGCGTCGCTGATCGCCCGGGTGAGCCCGATGTCGTAGCCCGAGCGCATCCCGTCGCGGTCCATCGAGGTGACCAGCAATTCGCCCGCCCCCTTCCCGGCCACGAGGCGGGCGAAGTCGATCGCGTCGATCCCGGTGGGCTTGCGGCCGCCATGGGTGAAGATCTCCCAGCGGGCCGGCTCGCCCTCGCCGGAGACGCGCTTGGCGTCGATCGCCACGACGATGCATTGCGCGCCGAACTTTTCCGCCGCCCGCGCCACCAGGTCCGGGTCGTTCACCGCCGCGGTGTTGATCGAGACCTTGTCGGCCCCGGCGAGCAGCAGGGTGCGGATGTCCTCGACCTTGCGCACCCCGCCGCCGACGGTGAGCGGCATGAAGCAGGCCTCCGCCGTGCGGCTGACCGCGTCGAGCAGGATGCCGCGCGCCTCGTGGCTCGCCGTGATGTCGAGGAAGCAGAGCTCGTCGGCCCCGGCGCGGTCATAGGCCTTGGCGGCCTCGACGGGATCGCCGGCGTCGCGCAGTTCGAGGAACTGCACGCCCTTGACGACGCGGCCGTCCTTGACGTCGAGGCAGGGGATGATGCGGGTCTTGAGCACGGGCGCCGTTTCAGGAGTTCGAGTCGATGGGGAAGTCGCGCGTGAGCATGTCGTCGCGCGTGTAAGGGCATGTCTCGGGAAAGGTCCGCAGCGGGAGACCGGTCTCCCGCGCGGCATCGACCCGGGCGCCGCGATAAGCGCGGGCCATCGCGTCGTCGAGCCGGCTTTTCAGGCCGGGGCTGTCGGCGAGAATGTCGGCCGCCTCGTCGCGCTGGTCACGGATCGACAGTGCCCAGCTCCTCGTCTGCCGCGCTGGCTGGTGGTCGAATTTCAGCATATGCAGCAATACGACCCGCCAGGCGCTGACGAGGCTCCTCAGTTCGGAGCGCCCCAAGCTCTCGATCTCCTCCGCCAGATGCTCGCGGTCGAGGGCGGAGAGGTCACCGGCGCGCAAGGCCGCGGCCTGCTCCATCGCCCAGCCGTACATGTCGTCGGCATAAGCCGTTGCCGGGCACAAGGCCGATCGCGCCGGCTCCGGCTTGGATTTACGGGTCACGGCTGTCACGTTGTCACACGCCTTTCGGAAAGCCGTCGCCATCCTATCACGCGGCAAACTCGTCCGCCTCAACCTGCCCGGGCGCATGCCGTCCGCGCGATGGCGATCGGCGCCTGCATCGAGTCGATCCGGCCGTCCTTGACGTCGAGGCAGGGGATGATGCGGGTCTTGCGCACGGGATGCTGGCTCTACTCGTAGAGGAAGGGGATTGACATCGCCTCGTCGCGCGTGAAGGGACAGTCGATCGGAAATATTGCCGGAGCGAGGCCGGTCTCGCTGATCGCATCGTGCCGCGCCTGCAGATAGGCGCGCTCGAATGCTTCGTCGAGACGCGACTTCAAGCTCGGGTTGTCGGCGATCGTCAAGCTCACATGCTTGCGATGTGTCGAGATCGAGACGGCCCAACTCGCGCAGCGATGGCTCGGCTGATGCTGCCACTTGAGCATGTGAAGCTGGACCAGGGCGTAGAAGCTGACGAGGCGATTGAACTCCGACCGGCCCAAGCTCTCGATCTCCTCGGCCAGGTTCTCACGATCGAGCACCGACAGATTGCCGGCGCGCAGAGCGGCAGCCTGCTCCATCGCCCAGCCGTAGATGTCTTCGGCATAGGCGGTCATCGGCAGCGGGGGAGCCGGCCGAGCAGGAGCCGGCTTGGATTTACGGGTCGCGGCGGTCACGTCGTCTCACGCCTCCGGATAGCCGCCTCGATCCTATCACGAGGCGGGCTCCTCCGCCTCACTCCGGCGCCTGGGCACCCTTGCCCTGCGCCGCTTTCACCCGCGCGATGGCCGCCAGTGCCTCCTTCGGGTCGATGCGGCCGTCATAGAGGGCGCGACCGGTGATGGCGC from Methylobacterium aquaticum encodes:
- the hisF gene encoding imidazole glycerol phosphate synthase subunit HisF, with translation MLKTRIIPCLDVKDGRVVKGVQFLELRDAGDPVEAAKAYDRAGADELCFLDITASHEARGILLDAVSRTAEACFMPLTVGGGVRKVEDIRTLLLAGADKVSINTAAVNDPDLVARAAEKFGAQCIVVAIDAKRVSGEGEPARWEIFTHGGRKPTGIDAIDFARLVAGKGAGELLVTSMDRDGMRSGYDIGLTRAISDAVNVPVIASGGVGGLDDLVAGVRDGGASAVLAASIFHFGQHTVAEAKAHMAAAGLAMRLDPTP
- a CDS encoding DUF29 domain-containing protein, which encodes MTRKSKPEPARSALCPATAYADDMYGWAMEQAAALRAGDLSALDREHLAEEIESLGRSELRSLVSAWRVVLLHMLKFDHQPARQTRSWALSIRDQRDEAADILADSPGLKSRLDDAMARAYRGARVDAARETGLPLRTFPETCPYTRDDMLTRDFPIDSNS
- a CDS encoding DUF29 domain-containing protein — encoded protein: MTAATRKSKPAPARPAPPLPMTAYAEDIYGWAMEQAAALRAGNLSVLDRENLAEEIESLGRSEFNRLVSFYALVQLHMLKWQHQPSHRCASWAVSISTHRKHVSLTIADNPSLKSRLDEAFERAYLQARHDAISETGLAPAIFPIDCPFTRDEAMSIPFLYE
- the coaA gene encoding type I pantothenate kinase; translation: MTGGGPAPTLGAAQLAASLDEATDHLSPYRVFAREEWAHLRADTPLTLTADDVMRLQSLNDPISLEEVIAIYLPLSRLLSLYVAATQGLFKATQRFLLAEREVKVPYIIGVAGSVAVGKSTTARVLKALLARWPNTPKVDLVTTDGFLFPNAELNRLGLMERKGFPESYDSAMLLRFLADIKAGKRHVAAPLYSHLVYDVVPGETTVVDRPDILIVEGLNVLQPARLPRDGTAIPFVSDFFDFSVYLDAHEEDLHRWYVNRFLRLRHTAFRDPLSYFRKYAEVSEEEALTIADGLWNRINLLNLRDNIVPTRQRASLILAKGASHRIESVALRRL
- the thpR gene encoding RNA 2',3'-cyclic phosphodiesterase, whose product is MPRLFTGIEVPPETGLALTAFRGGLPGARWVEPADYHVTLRFIGDVEGGLAEEITEALADIRPRPPLTLVLDALAVFGGEKPHALFARVVPDPALAELQAEHERILRQLGVAPDTRRFTPHVTLARLKRGAGPDGVAQYLAMQPVFSRLSFTAERVALYSARDSVGGGPYMVEAAYPLGEDDEM
- a CDS encoding phosphoribosyl-ATP diphosphatase; translated protein: MTAFTLADLDRIVRERAAASPEESYTAKLVAGGPARPAKKLGEEAVEAAIAAVQGDRDGLTAEAADVLYHLLVVLRAAEVPLDAVMAELERRTAQSGIAEKAARRPA